Proteins encoded by one window of Pseudostreptobacillus hongkongensis:
- the rdgB gene encoding RdgB/HAM1 family non-canonical purine NTP pyrophosphatase has protein sequence MKYVLATKNKGKLEEFKKLFNKLGLEIISQEEFNVGEIIEDGNSFEENSLIKAKVVAKASGLITISDDSGLCIDDLNGEPGIYSARYFPEAKDYNEKCNKMIELVNEKNGTRKAKFVSVITLYNPLTEETHFFKGECFGEISKELKGDNGHGYDPIFYSYDLNKNFGEASMEEKNTISHRGRAFSKLEEFLLLKK, from the coding sequence ATGAAGTATGTATTAGCAACTAAAAATAAAGGAAAATTAGAAGAATTTAAAAAGTTGTTTAATAAGTTAGGGTTAGAGATAATATCACAAGAAGAATTTAATGTTGGAGAAATAATAGAAGATGGTAATAGTTTTGAAGAGAATTCATTAATTAAAGCAAAAGTAGTGGCAAAAGCTTCGGGACTGATTACTATATCTGATGATTCAGGTTTATGTATAGATGATCTAAATGGTGAACCTGGAATATATTCAGCAAGATATTTTCCTGAAGCTAAGGATTATAACGAGAAATGCAATAAAATGATAGAATTAGTAAATGAAAAAAACGGTACAAGAAAAGCTAAATTTGTAAGTGTTATAACTTTATATAATCCTTTAACTGAAGAAACTCATTTCTTTAAAGGTGAATGTTTTGGAGAAATTTCAAAAGAGTTAAAAGGTGATAATGGTCATGGATATGATCCAATATTTTATTCATATGATTTAAATAAAAATTTTGGTGAAGCAAGTATGGAAGAAAAAAATACAATAAGTCATAGAGGTAGAGCGTTTAGTAAGTTAGAAGAATTTTTACTTTTAAAAAAGTAG
- a CDS encoding regulatory protein RecX, translating into MKILKIQMNKLYLNNEEIIDVNKDIVSMFNLKKDMDISDVYEKIIFESMKVKSIYLIYLKERTEFQLKLKLKEKYSKDNYYLIDNVVIYLKELNYLDDFSYACSYIRINKAIGSNKLRYKLKEKGINDNIIRDAMDEVNSEIDLSEIERKNIQEFIKKNIKLEDEKLMRKLLNRGYRYDIVINEIKAKH; encoded by the coding sequence ATGAAGATATTGAAAATACAGATGAATAAACTTTATCTTAATAATGAAGAAATAATTGATGTTAATAAAGATATAGTAAGTATGTTTAATTTAAAAAAAGATATGGATATATCTGATGTATATGAAAAAATAATATTTGAATCAATGAAAGTTAAATCTATATATTTAATATATCTAAAGGAAAGAACTGAATTTCAATTGAAGTTGAAATTAAAAGAGAAATACTCTAAAGATAATTACTATTTGATAGATAATGTAGTCATTTATTTAAAAGAACTAAATTATTTAGATGATTTTTCTTATGCTTGTAGCTATATTAGAATAAATAAGGCGATAGGAAGTAATAAATTAAGATATAAATTAAAAGAAAAAGGTATTAATGATAATATTATTAGAGATGCTATGGATGAAGTTAATTCTGAAATTGATTTAAGTGAAATTGAAAGAAAAAATATACAGGAATTTATAAAGAAAAATATTAAATTAGAAGATGAAAAACTTATGCGTAAGCTATTAAATAGGGGATATAGATACGATATAGTAATAAATGAGATTAAAGCCAAACACTAG
- the recG gene encoding ATP-dependent DNA helicase RecG, translated as MYNKIYDDISNFELKKLGNKKNNKIKVLNKLGIKTLLDLIYFFPRTYEDKAKLKKISELRDGENVIIVGKLHMIQTNYFSGKKMVKAKLLDENNGIIELVWFNNKYISKQLIENSLVRVTGKVRKSRFLQIVNPLIYKVKNSDNIAYLEDTMGKDAIYPLTSGITQKQISDIIEEAINKYMFLFDENLPKEYIVQNKLIDRKKAIINMHFPKSKLDYEESVKRFIYEESLLLEMKILKNRYLESLNNTKKYSLNDNRSLVKKYISGLPFELTSDQKKVITNIYKELNDGKIINRLIQGDVGSGKTVVSLILLLYMVENGYQGVIMAPTEILASQHYLDVVEKFKELDVKVELLTSSVKGKKKKEIYENILNGDVDIVIGTHSLIEDELEFKNLGLIIIDEQHKFGVDQRNKIRDKGMYANLIVMSATPIPRSLALTIYGDLDVSIISTKPVGRKPIKTKWIKNEKELTKMYNFIDSKIKEGRQVYVVSPLIENSEKLNLSSAMETQVLYNEIFPQYTIGLLHGKLKSKEKEEVMNSFNKGEIDILVSTTVVEVGVNVANASVIVILSAERFGLSSLHQLRGRVGRSSHDSYCLLVSNTTNDVSKERLTVMENTNDGFKIAEEDLRLRDTGEIFGIKQSGLSELKLVDIIKNIKEISIAKSFCENYLSKNKGEIIDDNLKIDVDRIY; from the coding sequence ATGTATAATAAAATTTATGATGATATATCAAATTTTGAATTAAAAAAATTAGGTAACAAGAAGAATAATAAGATTAAAGTACTTAATAAATTAGGAATAAAAACTTTATTAGATTTGATATATTTTTTTCCAAGAACTTATGAGGATAAGGCTAAATTAAAAAAAATATCGGAGTTAAGAGATGGAGAAAATGTAATAATAGTTGGTAAATTACATATGATACAAACTAACTATTTTTCAGGTAAGAAGATGGTTAAAGCAAAACTTTTAGATGAAAATAATGGGATTATAGAACTTGTATGGTTTAACAATAAATATATTTCAAAACAACTTATTGAAAATAGTTTAGTTAGGGTTACTGGTAAGGTTAGAAAAAGTAGATTTTTACAGATAGTTAATCCTTTGATATATAAGGTGAAAAATAGTGATAATATTGCTTATTTAGAGGATACTATGGGTAAAGATGCAATATATCCATTAACTAGTGGTATAACTCAAAAACAGATATCTGATATAATAGAAGAAGCGATAAATAAATATATGTTTTTATTTGATGAAAATTTACCTAAAGAATATATAGTTCAGAACAAGTTAATAGATAGAAAAAAAGCAATAATTAATATGCATTTCCCTAAAAGTAAGCTAGATTATGAAGAAAGTGTAAAGAGATTTATTTATGAAGAATCTTTATTACTTGAAATGAAAATATTGAAAAATAGATACTTAGAAAGCTTAAATAACACTAAAAAATATTCTTTAAATGATAATAGGAGTTTAGTTAAAAAATATATTTCAGGATTACCTTTTGAACTAACTTCAGATCAAAAAAAGGTTATAACCAATATATATAAAGAGTTAAATGATGGTAAAATCATTAATAGATTGATTCAAGGGGATGTTGGTTCAGGTAAAACTGTAGTATCATTAATTCTTTTGCTATACATGGTAGAAAATGGTTATCAAGGTGTAATAATGGCTCCCACAGAAATACTTGCAAGTCAGCATTATCTAGATGTAGTTGAAAAGTTCAAGGAACTAGATGTAAAAGTAGAATTATTAACATCAAGTGTTAAAGGCAAAAAGAAAAAAGAAATTTATGAAAATATACTTAATGGTGATGTTGATATAGTTATAGGAACTCATTCATTAATAGAAGATGAATTAGAATTTAAAAATTTAGGTTTGATTATAATTGATGAGCAACATAAATTTGGAGTAGATCAGAGAAATAAAATAAGGGATAAGGGGATGTATGCTAATTTAATAGTTATGAGTGCTACTCCTATACCACGTTCTTTGGCTTTAACCATATATGGAGATTTAGATGTTTCTATAATTTCAACAAAACCAGTAGGAAGAAAACCTATTAAGACTAAGTGGATAAAAAATGAAAAAGAATTAACAAAAATGTATAATTTTATAGATAGTAAAATAAAAGAAGGAAGACAAGTTTATGTAGTTTCTCCACTTATAGAAAATAGTGAAAAGTTAAATTTATCATCAGCAATGGAAACTCAAGTTTTATATAATGAAATATTCCCGCAATATACTATAGGACTTTTACATGGAAAATTAAAATCTAAAGAAAAAGAAGAAGTAATGAATTCATTTAATAAAGGTGAGATAGATATACTGGTTTCAACAACAGTAGTAGAAGTAGGTGTAAATGTTGCAAATGCAAGTGTTATAGTAATATTAAGTGCTGAAAGATTTGGGCTTTCTTCTCTACATCAATTAAGAGGTAGAGTTGGTAGATCAAGCCATGATTCATATTGTCTATTGGTTTCAAATACAACGAATGATGTTTCTAAAGAAAGATTAACAGTTATGGAAAATACAAATGATGGATTTAAAATAGCTGAAGAAGATTTAAGATTAAGAGATACAGGAGAAATATTTGGTATAAAGCAAAGTGGACTTTCAGAGTTGAAATTAGTAGATATAATAAAGAATATAAAGGAAATATCTATAGCTAAAAGTTTTTGTGAAAATTACTTAAGTAAAAATAAGGGTGAAATTATTGATGATAATTTAAAAATAGATGTAGATAGGATATATTAA